In the Thermoleophilaceae bacterium genome, one interval contains:
- a CDS encoding GGDEF domain-containing protein, with the protein MARSPFIRGVAACVCSALLVTIAGGGEGFWLSLPLVLIAAAWSPSPARAALPACAVTIAGIAAARGSAPPLILILVVVGGSVAVVKVLQDGFERERRALRATAMRDPLTGVANRRAFGERLRYEVARHARQQHSFAVIALDLDGFKGVNDRFGHNAGDELLCEVAHAIGSTLREQDTVARVGGDEFNVLAPETDRAGGERLADRVAAAVASVTTGISALSASVGLAVFPQDGTDGPELLEVADAEAIAAKRHSRAASRRAA; encoded by the coding sequence GTGGCGCGGAGCCCTTTCATCCGCGGGGTGGCCGCCTGTGTCTGCTCGGCCCTGCTCGTGACGATCGCGGGGGGTGGCGAGGGCTTCTGGCTGTCGCTTCCTCTCGTCCTCATCGCCGCCGCCTGGTCGCCGAGCCCGGCACGCGCGGCGCTGCCCGCGTGCGCGGTCACGATCGCGGGGATAGCGGCAGCCCGCGGCAGCGCTCCGCCGCTCATCCTGATCCTCGTGGTGGTGGGCGGCAGCGTGGCGGTGGTGAAGGTGCTGCAGGACGGCTTCGAGCGCGAGCGCCGCGCGCTGCGCGCCACCGCGATGCGCGACCCGCTCACGGGCGTTGCGAACCGCCGCGCGTTCGGCGAGCGGCTGCGCTACGAGGTGGCGCGCCACGCCCGGCAGCAGCACAGCTTCGCCGTGATCGCACTCGACCTCGACGGCTTCAAGGGCGTGAACGACCGCTTCGGCCACAACGCGGGCGACGAGCTGCTGTGCGAGGTGGCGCATGCGATCGGCTCGACTCTGCGCGAGCAGGACACGGTCGCGCGCGTGGGCGGCGACGAGTTCAACGTGCTCGCGCCGGAGACCGATCGCGCGGGCGGCGAGCGGCTGGCCGACCGCGTGGCCGCCGCAGTGGCGAGCGTGACCACCGGCATCTCGGCCCTGAGCGCCAGCGTCGGACTCGCCGTGTTCCCGCAGGACGGCACCGATGGCCCGGAGCTCCTCGAGGTGGCGGACGCCGAGGCGATAGCCGCCAAGCGCCACAGCCGCGCGGCTAGCCGGCGGGCGGCTTAG
- a CDS encoding calcium-binding protein — protein sequence MVKKLVLLAVLVCASAPAAQASSARVTGGALRYVAGRGETNVVDVTKSRGVLHVTDPGAAISANQGCTRVGPHYATCRAAGVSSVFVDAGDGNDSVALDGMLLPLTAQGGEGNDRLVGGGGADSLDGGPGDDTLQGAGGNDRLSGGDGNDTLDGGAGDDVLAGGAGGDTLGGQDGNDVLDGGLGFDTLDGGPGDDTLLGGPDSDQLTGGPGSDQFVGGPGDDLLFAADGQLDTLDCGDGNDRGVFDPFDMTDSSCELLPLLPMTRSIGGVHVHGGGRIARPRGVRPYILVRLPAGGTITIRAHFLLRARNHRTVGSFDRTIQTNRWETIRGVRIPRSARSVAVNSQI from the coding sequence ATGGTCAAGAAGTTGGTCCTCCTCGCGGTTCTGGTGTGTGCCTCGGCTCCGGCCGCGCAGGCATCATCGGCGCGGGTGACGGGCGGAGCGCTGCGCTACGTCGCCGGCCGGGGCGAGACCAATGTCGTTGACGTGACGAAGAGCCGCGGCGTGCTGCACGTGACCGACCCGGGCGCGGCCATCAGCGCCAACCAGGGCTGCACCCGAGTCGGCCCGCACTACGCCACCTGTCGCGCCGCCGGCGTGAGCTCGGTGTTCGTCGACGCCGGTGATGGCAATGACTCGGTGGCGCTCGACGGCATGCTGCTGCCGCTGACGGCGCAGGGCGGCGAGGGCAACGACCGGCTGGTGGGCGGCGGTGGTGCCGACAGCCTCGACGGCGGTCCGGGCGACGACACGCTCCAAGGCGCGGGCGGCAACGACCGGCTCAGCGGCGGCGACGGCAACGACACGCTCGATGGCGGTGCCGGCGATGACGTCCTCGCGGGCGGCGCGGGCGGCGACACCCTTGGCGGACAGGACGGCAACGACGTGCTCGACGGCGGGCTGGGCTTCGACACGCTCGATGGCGGCCCCGGGGACGACACGCTGCTCGGCGGACCCGACTCAGACCAACTCACCGGCGGCCCCGGCTCCGACCAGTTCGTGGGCGGGCCGGGCGACGACCTTCTGTTCGCCGCCGACGGGCAGCTCGACACGCTCGACTGCGGCGACGGCAACGACCGCGGCGTATTCGACCCGTTCGACATGACCGATTCGAGCTGCGAGCTGCTGCCGCTGCTCCCGATGACCCGCAGCATCGGCGGCGTTCACGTTCACGGAGGCGGTCGCATCGCCCGCCCGCGCGGGGTGCGCCCGTACATCCTCGTGCGTCTGCCCGCGGGTGGCACGATCACGATCCGCGCCCACTTCTTGCTGCGCGCCCGCAATCACCGCACAGTCGGCTCGTTCGACCGGACGATCCAAACCAACCGCTGGGAGACGATCCGTGGAGTCCGCATCCCACGCTCAGCCCGCTCCGTCGCAGTCAACAGCCAGATCTGA
- a CDS encoding MMPL family transporter, giving the protein MTQVGPIGRLGHWTATHFRVVLAAWLVVAVGLGFFAPRVENALSGAGWEASGSQSVQARTQIDKNFAGLSSYGLMTVVHSPTQTVRDPAFQRTIASAERVLRADSALKIVVPPRPGLSISPDGHTAVIQAGAARNSNEMVRAADALKGPLAKTGSAGVSVNLTGASGMWSDFNQANRSAMMKSEVISWPVTMGILVLAFGSLVAAGLPLMLTILGLMAAAGTLYLGTQLLDISIWAMNFALMFALALGIDYALFVVMRFRGAFFGSRMSAEEATAVTMDTAGKAVLFSGITVLISLSAVMLVPSPAFRSMSLGIMLAVIFVLAATLTLLPAVLAKLGPRVDKLSLPWVHSGEHRSARFAAWGERLWRNPVPYAVGAVVALLALALPVLGLRPGMPSIKVVPGGDHSRQGYNQVQAAFGPGATGPLQIVAPAAQSRQVAAVARRDPGIARVMPPERGAGGLALLQAVPKQDPSSKAVGATIDRLRGELPQGALVGGAVAENHDLEQALSAKTPLVIGVVLGLGFLLLLFALQAPLIAAVGVLTNLLATGAAFGVARFVFQGGALHSLLGFQPQGFLDAWGPVFFFAMIFAISMDYTVFLLSSAKEHWDHSRGDAREAMVGGMAHSGRVIFAAAAVMVAVFFTFALSGPLPPKEMGVILGVAVLLDALLVRLLLVPVMLRLLGRWAWWVPRWVGRVLPDVRFGHA; this is encoded by the coding sequence ATGACTCAGGTCGGACCAATCGGGCGGCTCGGCCACTGGACCGCCACGCACTTCCGCGTCGTCCTTGCAGCCTGGCTCGTGGTGGCCGTGGGCCTCGGCTTCTTCGCCCCCCGCGTGGAGAACGCGCTCTCGGGCGCCGGCTGGGAGGCGAGCGGCTCGCAGTCCGTGCAGGCGCGCACGCAGATCGACAAGAACTTCGCCGGGCTCTCGAGCTATGGGCTGATGACCGTCGTGCATTCGCCCACGCAGACGGTCAGGGACCCGGCCTTCCAGCGCACCATCGCAAGCGCCGAGCGCGTCCTTCGCGCGGACTCCGCCTTGAAGATCGTGGTGCCGCCGCGGCCCGGCCTCTCGATCTCACCCGACGGGCACACCGCCGTGATCCAGGCGGGCGCCGCGCGCAACTCAAACGAGATGGTGCGCGCCGCCGACGCACTCAAGGGTCCGCTGGCCAAGACCGGCTCGGCTGGCGTGAGCGTGAACCTCACGGGCGCGTCCGGCATGTGGTCGGACTTCAACCAGGCGAACCGGTCCGCGATGATGAAGTCCGAGGTGATCTCGTGGCCGGTGACCATGGGGATCCTCGTCCTGGCCTTCGGCTCGCTGGTGGCCGCCGGGCTGCCGCTGATGCTCACGATCCTCGGCCTCATGGCCGCGGCGGGCACGCTCTACCTCGGCACGCAACTGCTCGACATCTCGATCTGGGCGATGAACTTCGCGCTGATGTTCGCGCTCGCGCTCGGCATCGACTACGCGCTGTTCGTGGTGATGCGCTTCCGCGGTGCGTTCTTCGGCAGCCGCATGAGCGCCGAGGAGGCCACCGCGGTGACGATGGACACCGCCGGCAAGGCGGTGCTGTTCAGCGGGATCACCGTGCTCATCTCGCTCAGCGCGGTGATGCTCGTCCCGAGCCCCGCGTTCCGCTCGATGAGCCTCGGGATCATGCTGGCGGTGATCTTCGTGCTGGCAGCCACGCTCACGCTGCTGCCGGCCGTGCTGGCGAAGCTCGGGCCGAGGGTGGACAAGCTCTCGCTGCCCTGGGTGCACTCCGGCGAGCACCGCTCGGCGCGCTTCGCCGCCTGGGGCGAGCGGCTGTGGCGCAACCCGGTGCCGTACGCGGTGGGCGCGGTGGTGGCGCTGCTCGCGCTGGCGCTGCCGGTGCTCGGCCTGCGCCCCGGCATGCCCTCGATCAAGGTCGTGCCGGGCGGCGACCACTCGCGCCAGGGCTACAACCAGGTGCAGGCGGCGTTCGGCCCGGGCGCCACCGGCCCGCTGCAGATCGTGGCACCGGCCGCGCAGTCGCGGCAGGTGGCCGCCGTCGCGCGGCGCGATCCCGGCATCGCGCGGGTGATGCCGCCGGAGCGCGGTGCTGGCGGACTCGCGCTGCTGCAGGCCGTGCCCAAGCAGGACCCCTCTTCCAAAGCCGTGGGCGCGACCATTGACCGACTGCGGGGCGAACTCCCGCAGGGCGCGCTCGTCGGGGGAGCGGTTGCCGAGAACCACGACCTGGAGCAGGCGCTGTCCGCCAAGACGCCGCTCGTGATAGGCGTGGTGCTGGGCCTCGGCTTCCTGCTCCTCTTGTTCGCGCTGCAGGCGCCGCTGATCGCGGCGGTGGGCGTGCTCACCAACCTGCTGGCCACCGGCGCGGCGTTCGGCGTGGCGCGCTTCGTCTTCCAGGGCGGCGCGCTGCACTCGCTGCTCGGCTTCCAGCCGCAGGGCTTCCTCGACGCTTGGGGACCCGTGTTCTTCTTCGCGATGATCTTCGCAATCTCGATGGACTACACGGTGTTCCTGCTCAGCTCGGCGAAGGAGCACTGGGACCACTCGCGCGGCGACGCCCGCGAGGCGATGGTGGGCGGCATGGCGCACTCCGGCCGCGTGATCTTCGCGGCGGCCGCGGTGATGGTCGCGGTGTTCTTCACCTTCGCCCTCTCGGGGCCCCTGCCGCCGAAGGAGATGGGCGTGATCCTCGGGGTGGCGGTGCTGCTCGACGCGCTGCTCGTGAGGCTTCTGCTCGTGCCGGTGATGCTGCGGTTGCTCGGCCGCTGGGCGTGGTGGGTGCCGCGCTGGGTGGGCCGCGTGCTGCCGGACGTGCGGTTCGGACACGCCTAG